A stretch of Phragmites australis chromosome 12, lpPhrAust1.1, whole genome shotgun sequence DNA encodes these proteins:
- the LOC133887309 gene encoding uncharacterized protein LOC133887309, producing the protein MHMQEEDTLDQYVGKLNSMSVKYANLGATLDDAALVKKLFDTVPDHFLSVIARIEQFHDLNTMSFEEAVGWLKTYEERARTRASSGSSVRDVQLLLTQAEWQARQKKDSNDSSLSSKGKFHAPAENSNRGGGGHVCGRGHGRDGRGGASRTDKESDSSDGHRNKSHIKCYNCYKMGHYANECMAPKKKEETHLTRTDDTELALLLAMSEEVLGLQQRQDAVLLNEEKLTLELRDTMEGGSSSKVWYLNNGANNKMTSDKEKFRELDEGVTSKMMFGDGSTV; encoded by the coding sequence ATGCATATGCAGGAGGAAGATACCTTGGATCAGTACGTCGGAAAGCTTAACAGCATGTCCGTCAAGTATGCAAACTTGGGGGCAACGCTCGACGACGCTGCATTGGTCAAGAAACTATTCGACACCGTGCCAGATCATTTCCTCAGTGTGATCGCCAGGATCGAGCAGTTCCATGACCTCAACACCATGTCATTCGAGGAAGCTGTGGGGTGGCTGAAGACATATGAAGAGCGTGCACGCACGCGTGCATCCAGTGGCAGTAGCGTTCGCGACGTCCAGCTCCTGCTCACTCAGGCTGAGTGGCAGGCACGGCAAAAGAAGGACAGCAACGATTCCTCATTGAGCAGCAAGGGCAAGTTCCACGCTCCTGCAGAGAACAGCAACCGTGGTGGGGGTGGTCATGTATGTGGCAGAGGCCATGGCAGAGATGGACGTGGTGGGGCATCACGCACTGACAAGGAGAGCGACTCAAGCGACGGTCAccgcaacaagagccacatcaagtgctacaattgCTACAAGATGGGGCACTACGCGAACGAATGCATggcaccaaagaagaaggaggagacaCACCTCACACGTACTGATGACACTGAGCTGGCTTTACTGCTTGCAATGTCGGAGGAGGTACTGGGGCTGCAGCAAAGGCAGGATGCTGTGTTGTTGAATGAGGAGAAGTTGACGCTGGAACTGCGCGACACCATGGAGGGAGGCTCCAGCTCTAAGGTATGGTACCTGAACAATGGAGCCAATAATAAAATGACCAGTGAtaaagagaagttcagagagctGGATGAAGGTGTTACTAGCAAGATGATGTTCGGGGATGGCTCCACAGTGTag